The Fusobacterium pseudoperiodonticum DNA window AACTGTTTTAGTAAATAAAAATAATATTATTGCAACTTATTTGCATGGAATTTTTGACAATAAAGATTTCACTAATAATCTTTTAAATGAAATTAGAAGAAGAAAAGGTTTAGAAGAAGTAAATAGTAATATTTCTTATGAAGAATATAAAATACAAGAGTTTGATAAGTTAGAAAAATTAGTCAGAGAGAATGTTGATATAGAAGAAATATACGAAATTATAGGACTAAAATAAAACTCTCTGAGGAGGTAATATGAGTATAAGTTTTTATGTAAAAAATAAAAAAAAAATTATAAACTATGAGCCAGTTTTAACTGTTAAAGAAGCTTTAGCTTTATCAGATAAAGAACTTAATGTATTTGCTATTTCTGATATGAATATCAATAAATTATTATTATCCCCTCTTTCTAACTATGAATGTCTTTTAATAGGTGTTAAAAATGAAAGTGCAAGAGGTTTTGAATTATCTTATGATAAAAAGAATAAGGACTATGTTATAAGAATTTTTACTCCTTCATCAAGAGAAGATTGGCTTTTAGCATTGGACTATATAAAAACTTTAGCTAAGAAGTTTAATTCTGAAATTGAGAATAATAGAGGAGAAGTTTATACAATTAAGGAACTAGATAGATTTGACTATGAAAGTGATATACTTTATGGAATATCATCTATTTCAGCAAAAATAAATGATAGAGAAGGAGCTCAATATATAATTTTAGGAATAAATAGACTTGTAGTTTTTAATAAAAAAATGTTTGATAAAATATATAGCTCAGGGAATACTATAGATGCTTTTTCGACTACAATAAGAGAAATACAATATTTAGATGCCTCTTCAGCACCTCAAAATTTCTTTAAGAATAATGATAATGGGAAGATTATGGGGAATTATACACTTGTTGAAGGACTTAAAACAATACTTCCATATATTCCTAATGTAGAATTTGAAAATTCAAATATAGTAAAAAATGAAGATATTTCTATTTGGAACATTACTTTATTGATTATAGAGTTAAATAAAAATGATGGAAAAAATTACTATTGTTTGGCTGGAAATTTAGAATATGATAAGTTTATAAAAAAATTACCTACAGATAAATATAAATTTATAGATGGGGCATATATTATGCTTGAGCCACTGACTAAGGAAGAAATTTTAAAATTATTAGATGGAGAATAGAAATGTTTAATTATTTTTTTATAAAATTTGGAATAGCCTATATTTTAGATTTAATATTAGCTGATCCAAGATGGTTATATCATCCTGTTATCATAATAGGAAAATTAATAAGTTTTTTAGAAAAATTTTTATATAAAGCTAAAAATAAAATATTTTCAGGAGCAATTTTAAATATCTTGACTTTGAGTGTTACTTTCATTGTATCCTTATTTTTAGCAAGAACAAATTATGTAGTGGAGATATTCTTTCTTTATACAACGCTTGCAACTAAAAGTTTAGCGAATGAAGGAAATAAAGTTTATAAGATTTTAAAATCTGGAGATATAGAGAAGGCTAAGAAAGAACTTTCATATCTTGTCAGCAGAGATACAAATACTCTATCACTTGATAAAATTATTATGAGTGTGGTTGAGACAATAGCTGAGAATACAGTTGATGGTTTTATATCACCAGCATTTTACGCTTTTGTGGGAAGCTTTTTCCATATAGAATTATTTGGGCAAGTGGTATCTCTTGCTTTACCTTTTGCTATGACATATAAGGCTATAAATACTTTAGATTCAATGGTAGGTTACAAAAATGAAAAATATATAGATTTTGGAAAAGTTTCTGCAAGAGTTGATGATGTCACTAACTTCATTCCTGCTAGATTGACAGGTTTAATATTTGTACCTTTATCAACTTTGATTTTAGGTTATGATTTTAAAAATTCTTTAAGAATATTTTTTAGAGACAGAAATAAACACTCAAGTCCAAACTCAGGACAGAGTGAATCAGCTTATGCTGGAGCTTTAGGTATACAATTTGGAGGAAAAATAAGCTATTTTGGTAAAGATTATGAAAAACCAACAATAGGAGATAAATTAAAAGCCTTTGATTATGAAGATATTAAAAAAGCAGTAAATATCTTATATCTTGTTTCATTTATAGCGACATTGGTAATAATAAGTTGTTCAATGATGTACAATATTCCTGATTTAAGAGTTTTTTTTCACTTATAATTATATTAAAAAAATGGTATTGACAAAATTCTATCAATACCATTTCTTTTGCAACTAAAATGTATCTTTATATTTTAATTGTATTTCTACTTGTTTAATTTTTCTAAGAATGCTTTTCCAGGTCTAAATTTAACAGATTTTCTTTCACCTATATTAACTTCTTCACCAGTTTTAGGGTTTCTTCCTAATCTTGGAGCTCTTTCAACTACTTCTAGTTTACCCCAGTTAATAATGCTGATGTTTTCACCATCTAAAAGAGTTTTTTCCATTGTTTCAAATATGATGTCAACTTTTTTTTCAGCTTCAGTTCTTGTTGTAAAAACACCCTTTTCAAATAATAACTTTGCAAATTCTTTCTTCGTCATTTTTTCTCAATCCTTTCCTTCCTAATAAAATATACTCACACGAAAATTTAAAACATAGTTAATTTATATCATAAATTATTCACTATTTCAAGTAGTTTTATATAAAAAAAATGCTCCCCCCCATCTAAGAAATTAACAGAATCCTTGAAAAATAAAATAAAAATAGTATTTATATAAATAATAATTTTTTTGAAATACATTAATTTTATAAAAAATCTTTTTATTTTCTTGAATTTTTTTAACTATTCAAGTAAAATTTAAAGTGAAAAATAACAACTAAAAAAAGAAGGGAAAAATGGAGATAAGTAATAATTATTTTATTGAGAATAGAAAATTAATAAAAAATATATTTCAAATAACTTTACCAGCAGTATTTGATTTATTAGCTCAAACTTTGATAATAGCTCTGGATATGAAGATGGTATCAAGTTTAGGACCTAGTGCGATAAGTTCTGTTGGAGTTGGAACAGCAGGAATGTATGCTTTGATACCTGCTTTAATAGCTGTAGCAACCGGAACAACTGCTCTTTTAAGTCGTGCATATGGAGCTGATAATAAGGTTGATGGAAAAAAAGCTTTTGCACAAAGTTTTTTTATAGCTGTTCCTTTGGGAATAATTTTAACTCTTATATTTTTACTTTTTTCAGAACAAATAATTAACTTAGTAGGTAATGCTAAGGATATGAATCTAGCTGATGCTGTTCTTTACCAAAATATGACTGTCATTGGATTTCCTTTCTTAGGTGTAAGTATAGCAACATTCTATGCTTTTAGAGCTATGGGAGAGAACAAGATCCCTATGATAGGTAATACTTTAGCATTAGTATTAAAGGTTATTTTAAATTTTCTTTTGGTATATCTTTTTAAATGGGGAATATTTGGAGCAGCATTAAGTACAACTTTAACTAGATTGTTCTCGGCTATATTTTCAATTTATCTTGTATTTTGGTCTAAGAAAAACTGGATATCTCTTGAACTTAAAGATTTAAAATTTGATTACTTTACATCTAAAAGAATTTTAAAAGTAGGTATTCCAGCGGCAGTAGAGCAACTAGGTCTAAGAATAGGTATGTTGATTTTTGAAATGATGGTTATATCTTTAGGGAACTTAAGCTATGCAGCACATAAGATTGCATTGACAGCAGAAAGTATTTCATTTAATTTAGGTTTTGCATTTTCTTTTGCAGCATCAGCTCTAGTTGGTCAAGAATTAGGAAAAGGTTCAAGTCAAAAAGCTTTAAAAAATGGATATATCTGTACTATTATAGCTATGATAGTTATGTCTACTTTTGGTTTACTCTTTTTTATAATACCTCAATTTCTAGTTTCATTATTTACTAAAGATAAGGATGTTATTGAGCTGGCTACAATGGCATTAAAAATAGTTTCTATATGTCAACCATTTTCAGGAGCTTCTATGGTGTTAGCAGGAGCACTAAGAGGAGCAGGAGATACAAAATCAGTTCTACTTATAACTTATTTAGGAATATTTTTAATAAGAATACCTATAACTTATCTTTTCTTAGATGTACTTAATTTAGGTCTAGCAGGTGCTTGGATAGTTATGACTATAGATCTAGCTATAAGAAGTTCATTGGCATTTTATGTATTTAGAAGAGGAAAGTGGAAATATTTACAAGTATAGTCCAAAGACTATCCAAAATAATTCTTGACTATTTTAGTATAAAATACTAAAATAGTTAATATAAGTAAAACTTAATTAAAAGGAGGATATAAAATGTATGATTTAATAGTTATTGGTTGGGGAAAAGCAGGAAAAACTCTTGCAGCTAAATTAGCAGCAAAAGGGAAAAAAATTGCAGTAGTAGAAGAGAATCCGAAAATGTATGGAGGAACTTGTATAAATGTAGGTTGCTTACCAACAAAATCACTTGTACATAGTGCGAAACTAATATCTCAAGTTAAAAATTATGGTATAGATGGAGATTATGAATTTAAAAATAATTTCTTTAAAGAAGCAATGAAGAAAAAAGATGAAATGACAACTAAGTTAAGAAATAAAAACTTTTCAATCTTAGATACAAATGAAAATGTTGATATCTACAATGGAAAAGGAAGTTTTATTTCAAATAACGAAGTTAAAGTAACAACAAAAGATGGAGAGGTTGTTTTAAAAGCAGATAAGATAGTTATAAATACTGGTTCTGTTTCAAGAAACCTTGATATCGAAGGTGCAAATAATAAAAATGTTCTAACAAGTGAAGGAATTTTAGAATTAAAAGAATTACCTAAAAAACTTTTAATTATAGGAGCAGGATATATTGGACTTGAATTTGCTTCATATTTTAGAAATTTTGGAAGTGAAGTTTCTGTTTTTCAATTTGATGATAGCTTCTTAGCAAGAGAAGATGAAGATGAAGCAAAGATAATAAAAGAAATTTTAGAAAATAAAGGAGTTAAATTCTATTTCAATACTTCTGTTAAGAAATTTGAAGATTTAGGTGACAGTGTAAAGGCAACATATGTAAAAGATAAGGGAGAATTAGTTGAAGAATTTGATAAAGTTCTTGTTGCAGTTGGAAGAAAAGCTAATACAGAAAATTTAGGACTTGAAAATACTTCAGTAGAATTAGGGAAATTTGGAGAAGTAATAGTAGATGACTATTTAAAAACAAATGCTCCAAATATTTGGGCAGCAGGAGATGTTAAAGGTGGAGCACAATTTACTTATGTTTCATTAGATGATTTCCGTATAATTTTCCCTCAAATATTAGAAGGAGCTAAGGGAAGAAAATTATCTGATAGAGTATTAATTCCTACTTCTACTTTTATAGATCCACCTTATTCAAGAGTTGGAATAAATGAAAAAGAAGCACAAAGATTAGGAATAGCATATACTAAAAAATTTGCTTTAACTAATACTATTCCAAAAGCTCATGTTATAAATGAAACAGATGGATTTACAAAAATTTTAATAAATGAAAATAATGAAATTATAGGTGCAAGTATTTGTCATTATGAATCACATGAAATGATAAATTTATTGTCTCTTGCTATAAATCAAAAAATAAAAGCTAATGTTTTAAAAGATTTTATTTATACACATCCAATTTTTACTGAAAGCTTAAATGACATTTTAGGATAGTATTTTAGAAAAAATATGATATAATTAATATATATATTTTTTAAGGAGGGGAAGAAACTAAAATGAAAAAGATTTTTTTAAGCCTTTCACTTTTACTTTTTGTATCCTGTGTCAATCTTGATAAATTAAATATCTTTGATAAAAATGATTCAAAAGTTGCAGAAAAAAGTACGGCAAATAGTAATAAAAATGTAGCAAGTTCTAAAAAAGACAAGCAAAAGAAATCTGCACCTATTGTTCCAACAAAGGGAACAAAGTCAAAAAATTTATTGAGAGATGCTGAGGCAATGCCAGAGGATAATTATGTAAATAAAGTTAAGAAATATAAAGCATATAATTCTTTAGTAGCATTTAATCCAACTTATAAATCAACTGTTGAAGCTAAGATGGGAGATTTAAAATCTAAGATTGAAAGTACTTATACAGTAAAAGTTTCTGTTACAGATTTAATATTACAAAATTTAACTAAGAAAGAAGATTTTAATAGTGTTGGAAGTAAAGTTTTTAACTATGCTAATACTAATCCAGACTTAAATCTTTTAGTGGATATAACTTCTGTAAATTATAGTAAGCCAACAATTAATGTAAAAACAGCTCCAAAAGAATATTCGGAAGAGTATGTTAATAGCGAGGGGAATAAGGTACTTAATGTAGTAAAATATTATGAAAATGAGACAACAAAAACTACAGCTCTTAGTTTTGTAGTGACTTATAAATTAGTTTCAAATTTAACTGGAGAAGTTTTATTCCATTATAAGAAAACAGTTGATAAAAGCTATAAAGAAAGTTGGAAGAATTATTATGTAAGTTCATTTAGAATGAATAAGAGAAAACAAATTCCTAGTGATGAACCAGAAAAATCTGTTCCAACTAAAGAGCAAATTTATCAAATTGCTTATGAAGAAATGTATGATATGATTCAAAAAGAAATAAATAATTTACCAAGTATAAAATAAAAATTAAGCTGTTGCATATTGCAACAGCTTTTTTGTTGTTTTAATATCTAAACTCTAATATTTACAGGCATAACTAAGTAAATATAATCTTCATTAGCTTCTTCTACGATTTTTAACATAGAACTTGAATTTGTAGCCTCAATAATAATATTTTTATCTGTATTATCAATAAATTCTTTAATGTATTTACAGTTTATTCCAAGTTTCAAATCTTCACCTGTTTTTATCATATTAACTTTTTGATTAATCTTAGCATTAGAAGACATTCCACTTATAAGAAGTTGATTTCCTTTAAAATTAAAAGTTGCAACATTCTTAGAGTCATTACTATTTTTAGTTACAGATATAACTTTTTTAAGAGAAGAATTTAGCTCATCTCTATTAAATTCAAACTTCTTATCATGAGTTGAATTTGTAATAAGAGGTCTAAAGTCAGGGAAAGAAAGAGATAATAGCTTACAGCTAAAATAAGCATCTTTCCAAATTACTATTAATTTATCTTCAATTGTTGCAAGAGTTACATCTTCATTTAAATCTTTTAATATCTTATAGATAACAGACATACTATCAGCTGGAACTAAAATATCCTTATTAATCATATTTTCAAGAGACTTTTTAAGGTATATAAGTCTATATGAATCTGTAGAAGCTAATTCTATAAAGTTATCTTGGAATATTAATTTTATAGAATTAAATAAAGTATCTACATTTGAAGAAGAGTTAGTAAGAAATTTTACTTTTTCAAGCAACATTGCAAATTGAAGACTATTTTCCTTTGCAATAGTTGTAGAAGGAAGTTCTTTTATTTCAGGATAAGTAGTATCATCTAATATAGAAAATTCTGCATTATTAACAATTAAATATCCATCTTTTTTTTCAAAATTTATATCTTCAGTTTCAACTAATTTAATATATTCTAAAAGTAGTGAAGGTTTTATTAAAACTTGCCCTTCAACTTCAATATTACAGTTAGCATATCTTATTAATTCAATCTCAGTATTAGCACCTTTAAATACAACTTGATTATTTTTTACTTCAATGAATAAACCAGCAAGACTAGGTTTAACTGGATTATCTTTCAAGATATTTGTATATTCACTAATTATTCCTATTACATTTTCTTTATTTATAGAAAATTTCATTGAAAACCCTCTCCTTAAATTAATTTGCTATTAAAATTTCTTGCCAGTATTTATTTTGTATATTTAATTTATCCCCAATATCTATTAAAAGTTGAGCATCTTTTGTTTTACTAACATCATATAAAGGTTTTTTAGTAACAAGTTTATCTGCTTCTAAATTTATGCTTGGAATTTCTATAAAATCAGAGATTTTTGCATAAACATCAGGTCTATGTATATAGTTTATAAATTTCATAGCATTTTCAATATTTTTAGAATCTTTTAAAATTACAAATGAATCTATTGATGAGTATCCTTGGTCACCAGGTGGAATAATAAAGTCAACATTCTTTCTATCTTCTTCAGAAAGTTCTCTATAGATATTATCAGGATATCCTTGTACTACCCAGAAATCTCCATTAGCAAATCCTTTTCCATAAGATTCAGCATCAAATTTCGCAATATTCTTTTTCCAAGCTAAAACTTTAGCTTTTGCTTTTTCCATAGCTTCTTCAGAATCAGCATCTTGTTTATAACCATTTAAAGCTAAGGCAGGAACAAAAACTTCTCTCATATCATCTAATAATGTCATTCTTCCTGCTAAATCTTCTCTATCATAAATAGTGTAATCTCTTGGATAATCTTTAACAAATTTTGTATTTACAGCTATACAAGTAATACCTCTCATATAAGGAACTCCATAGTCATTTTCAGGATCAAACTCTCTTAATTTTGCCATATAAGCATCATCAATATATTTAGTATTTTCTAGTTGTGATTTATCTAATTTTGCTAACATATCTTCTTTCATCATAATTTCATAATAATCACTAGATGGCATAATGATATCATAACCTTCTCCACCAGCTTTAATCTTTGTATACATTTCTTCATTTGATGAATAAATATCCTCAACAACTTTGATACCAGTCTCTGCTTCAAAATCTTCATAGACAAATTGTGGAATATAATCAGCCCAACTGTATACATATAGGGTATTCTCATCTTTGCTATCTCCACAAGAAACTAACATTATAGTTGCCAAAAACAGTAAAAATATTTTTTTCATTTATACCTCCCAATTGTTTTATCATAATATTAAATTATACATTATTATAGA harbors:
- a CDS encoding dihydrolipoyl dehydrogenase family protein, with translation MYDLIVIGWGKAGKTLAAKLAAKGKKIAVVEENPKMYGGTCINVGCLPTKSLVHSAKLISQVKNYGIDGDYEFKNNFFKEAMKKKDEMTTKLRNKNFSILDTNENVDIYNGKGSFISNNEVKVTTKDGEVVLKADKIVINTGSVSRNLDIEGANNKNVLTSEGILELKELPKKLLIIGAGYIGLEFASYFRNFGSEVSVFQFDDSFLAREDEDEAKIIKEILENKGVKFYFNTSVKKFEDLGDSVKATYVKDKGELVEEFDKVLVAVGRKANTENLGLENTSVELGKFGEVIVDDYLKTNAPNIWAAGDVKGGAQFTYVSLDDFRIIFPQILEGAKGRKLSDRVLIPTSTFIDPPYSRVGINEKEAQRLGIAYTKKFALTNTIPKAHVINETDGFTKILINENNEIIGASICHYESHEMINLLSLAINQKIKANVLKDFIYTHPIFTESLNDILG
- a CDS encoding MATE family efflux transporter; the encoded protein is MEISNNYFIENRKLIKNIFQITLPAVFDLLAQTLIIALDMKMVSSLGPSAISSVGVGTAGMYALIPALIAVATGTTALLSRAYGADNKVDGKKAFAQSFFIAVPLGIILTLIFLLFSEQIINLVGNAKDMNLADAVLYQNMTVIGFPFLGVSIATFYAFRAMGENKIPMIGNTLALVLKVILNFLLVYLFKWGIFGAALSTTLTRLFSAIFSIYLVFWSKKNWISLELKDLKFDYFTSKRILKVGIPAAVEQLGLRIGMLIFEMMVISLGNLSYAAHKIALTAESISFNLGFAFSFAASALVGQELGKGSSQKALKNGYICTIIAMIVMSTFGLLFFIIPQFLVSLFTKDKDVIELATMALKIVSICQPFSGASMVLAGALRGAGDTKSVLLITYLGIFLIRIPITYLFLDVLNLGLAGAWIVMTIDLAIRSSLAFYVFRRGKWKYLQV
- a CDS encoding DUF4299 family protein, with the protein product MSISFYVKNKKKIINYEPVLTVKEALALSDKELNVFAISDMNINKLLLSPLSNYECLLIGVKNESARGFELSYDKKNKDYVIRIFTPSSREDWLLALDYIKTLAKKFNSEIENNRGEVYTIKELDRFDYESDILYGISSISAKINDREGAQYIILGINRLVVFNKKMFDKIYSSGNTIDAFSTTIREIQYLDASSAPQNFFKNNDNGKIMGNYTLVEGLKTILPYIPNVEFENSNIVKNEDISIWNITLLIIELNKNDGKNYYCLAGNLEYDKFIKKLPTDKYKFIDGAYIMLEPLTKEEILKLLDGE
- a CDS encoding HU family DNA-binding protein gives rise to the protein MTKKEFAKLLFEKGVFTTRTEAEKKVDIIFETMEKTLLDGENISIINWGKLEVVERAPRLGRNPKTGEEVNIGERKSVKFRPGKAFLEKLNK
- a CDS encoding extracellular solute-binding protein — protein: MKKIFLLFLATIMLVSCGDSKDENTLYVYSWADYIPQFVYEDFEAETGIKVVEDIYSSNEEMYTKIKAGGEGYDIIMPSSDYYEIMMKEDMLAKLDKSQLENTKYIDDAYMAKLREFDPENDYGVPYMRGITCIAVNTKFVKDYPRDYTIYDREDLAGRMTLLDDMREVFVPALALNGYKQDADSEEAMEKAKAKVLAWKKNIAKFDAESYGKGFANGDFWVVQGYPDNIYRELSEEDRKNVDFIIPPGDQGYSSIDSFVILKDSKNIENAMKFINYIHRPDVYAKISDFIEIPSINLEADKLVTKKPLYDVSKTKDAQLLIDIGDKLNIQNKYWQEILIAN
- the cbiB gene encoding adenosylcobinamide-phosphate synthase CbiB translates to MFNYFFIKFGIAYILDLILADPRWLYHPVIIIGKLISFLEKFLYKAKNKIFSGAILNILTLSVTFIVSLFLARTNYVVEIFFLYTTLATKSLANEGNKVYKILKSGDIEKAKKELSYLVSRDTNTLSLDKIIMSVVETIAENTVDGFISPAFYAFVGSFFHIELFGQVVSLALPFAMTYKAINTLDSMVGYKNEKYIDFGKVSARVDDVTNFIPARLTGLIFVPLSTLILGYDFKNSLRIFFRDRNKHSSPNSGQSESAYAGALGIQFGGKISYFGKDYEKPTIGDKLKAFDYEDIKKAVNILYLVSFIATLVIISCSMMYNIPDLRVFFHL
- the dnaN gene encoding DNA polymerase III subunit beta translates to MKFSINKENVIGIISEYTNILKDNPVKPSLAGLFIEVKNNQVVFKGANTEIELIRYANCNIEVEGQVLIKPSLLLEYIKLVETEDINFEKKDGYLIVNNAEFSILDDTTYPEIKELPSTTIAKENSLQFAMLLEKVKFLTNSSSNVDTLFNSIKLIFQDNFIELASTDSYRLIYLKKSLENMINKDILVPADSMSVIYKILKDLNEDVTLATIEDKLIVIWKDAYFSCKLLSLSFPDFRPLITNSTHDKKFEFNRDELNSSLKKVISVTKNSNDSKNVATFNFKGNQLLISGMSSNAKINQKVNMIKTGEDLKLGINCKYIKEFIDNTDKNIIIEATNSSSMLKIVEEANEDYIYLVMPVNIRV